One Pyxicephalus adspersus chromosome 3, UCB_Pads_2.0, whole genome shotgun sequence genomic window carries:
- the UCP1 gene encoding mitochondrial brown fat uncoupling protein 1, producing the protein MVGLRPSDIPPTPAVKFIGAGTAACIADLFTFPLDTAKVRLQIQGESAASGVINGIRYKGVFGTISTIIKTEGSKSLYNGLVAGLQRQMSFASIRIGLYDTVKLFYTNGKEKASIVSRILAGCTTGALAVTIAQPTDVVKVRFQAQANLHGVKKRYSGTLNAYRTIAREEGMRGLWKGTLPNVTRNAIVNCTELVTYDLIKEALLNHKLMTDNLPCHFVSAFGAGFCTTVIASPVDVVKTRYMNSPPGQYKSALNCAWTMLTKEGPTAFYKGFVPSFLRLGSWNVVMFVSYEQLKRAMMMSRQRVDYAV; encoded by the exons atggttGGACTGAGACCCTCCGATATCCCCCCAACACCAGCTGTTAAATTCATTGGTGCAGGCACTGCTGCCTGTATAGCTGATCTCTTTACCTTCCCATTGGATACAGCTAAAGTCAGACTACAG ATTCAAGGAGAGTCAGCAGCATCTGGAGTAATAAATGGCATCCGCTACAAGGGAGTGTTTGGAACCATCAGCACAATTATTAAGACAGAAGGTTCAAAGAGCTTGTACAATGGGCTAGTGGCAGGATTGCAGAGACAAATGAGCTTCGCCTCTATTCGAATCGGACTTTATGATACAGTGAAACTCTTTTACACCAATGGGAAAGAGA AAGCAAGCATTGTCAGCAGGATACTGGCTGGGTGTACAACAGGGGCTCTGGCGGTTACCATTGCTCAACCAACAGATGTGGTGAAAGTCAGATTTCAAGCACAGGCCAACCTTCATGGAGTGAAGAAAAGATACAGTGGTACTCTGAATGCCTACAGAACCATTGCCAGGGAAGAAGGAATGAGAGGCCTTTGGAAAG GAACACTTCCAAATGTGACAAGAAATGCAATCGTCAACTGCACCGAGCTTGTGACCTATGATCTGATAAAGGAAGCTTTGCTGAACCACAAATTAATGACAG ataACCTTCCTTGCCATTTTGTGTCTGCATTTGGGGCTGGCTTTTGCACTACTGTCATCGCTTCCCCTGTGGATGTGGTTAAAACTAGATACATGAACTCCCCTCCTGGACAATACAAGTCAGCCCTGAACTGTGCATGGACCATGCTCACCAAAGAGGGACCAACAGCCTTTTATAAAGG GTTTGTCCCCTCTTTCCTACGGCTGGGTTCATGGAACGTTGTCATGTTTGTCTCTTATGAACAGCTAAAAAGAGCAATGATGATGTCCAGACAAAGAGTGGACTATGCAGTGTGA